Genomic segment of Populus trichocarpa isolate Nisqually-1 chromosome 12, P.trichocarpa_v4.1, whole genome shotgun sequence:
GTACTACTATTTATTGACAGTTGTTGAACACGGTTCCCAAAGATCAGTTGTCgaaggtggtttttttttttttgctgtatgTTTCAAGTTCCTCTCGACCGCTCAAACCCCGAAAACAGtttacttttttgttgtttttcttttttggattttggcTGTTCAATCGATCTCTTCTAGCTATGTTGTAAATGATTAGCTTACAGATGTGATAAACATTGTTTTATtccattatttaattaatatttcctTCCATTATTTCCATCCAAGTCAATTGCATTTCAAAGCTGTGACCACTTCTATTCTTTATTCAATTCTTATTGTTTAATGCACTTATGACTTGATCTCTTCCTTTCATCAATAAGGACACTTTGATCAAAACCATTTTGAGTATCTTCTTGCCACAACGTACGAGCATGACATCtggttcaatttcattttgTATTCGGTagcataattattattgtgtATTTCTACGtgctaaagttttttttttgtctgtgtGCGTATAGAGTTGAGAGTTTTATTGAGCACCAAGATGCTTGCAACATGGGGAATCTCCGATCAGAATCACAGTCACTACAACCAGCTGCATGCTTGTCTAGAACTGCTTCAAGTCCAAGCCCTTCTAGTGATACCAATTTTAGTACAGCTCCTTGGCTTCCTTTGATAATACCAAGAACAACACCTGATCATGCCATGTTCTTTATCACCCCTACTACTACTAGTAGTGTTGTGGATAAATCAGATTCTTCAAAAAGTGCTGCACACTACCATAATTTGGAGCTTCAGCTTTCGACTGCTTCAGGAAATCCCCTTGAGATCTCAGTTTCTCCTAAAAGAGAGGATAATCATTCCACTCAATTGCAGCTCTCAATTGGGTCGAGTGATGTTAGTGACAGAAATGAATCGAACATCAGTTACACAGACAAAGATCATGGCAAAAGCTCTCCAAGAGAGAACAATAATGGCAGTCCGAGACCTGAATTGGGTGCTTCAAGGCTTAAAGAGCAAGTGATCAGGGAGCAGTTAATGATGGCCATGGCAGAGAAGATTcatgctgaagaagcaagacaACAAGCAAAGAGACAAATTGAATTGGCAGAACAAGAATTTGCCAATGCCAAGAGAATCAGGCAACAAGCTCAAGCTGAGTTAGACAAGGCGCAAGCTTTGAAACAGCATGCAATAAAGCAAATCAATTCCACTATTCTACAAATTACTTGCCATGCTTGCAAACAGAAGTTCCATGCAAGAACACAAGCAGATGAGAACTCTTTGGTAATGAGTTACATGTCATCAGCTACAACAGAAGATGAAGTAGAGCACATTAATGGAATTGGTATAGCAAAAACATTTAACAGATGAATTATCcacctctctctttcttataattttctcttctttcttctatcTATTGATCATACACCAAGTGAGTGTTGCGATTATAATCTCAAGTGGATTAGTGAGGTGTTGTAATATCCTTCAATGTGTGAAGTAATTATTTGTTCTTTAATTtggtaattaattgaaattatgataatgGGTTTTCGATTTAATTTGCTGGTTCATTAGTTATGATTAATGTTCCCATATGGTAGAGTAATATTTTGTGGAGTAGTTACTCTCATCcgtaaattaaaaggaaaaaagaaaggaattgCTAGAGATGTATGAGTTGTTCATTAGGTTTCCTACTCTGAAACTATTTCATTGAATATGCTCAGAGACAATCATACATCTCTTTCCTTCAAACTTTTAGTAGTTTTGGATTTTCTATTTGGACTATGTGGATATGTTTGCATGCCTAGGTCAGAAAATGAAGGTGACCCTTCCCCGCCATTAATATAGGGTACAGTACAGCTGACCAATATTTATAGGCTATAAAAACTtcgaaaacaaaatcaacacaaaacaaggagggggagggggagagagaaagGAATCAGATAGTCCTTTCATCTCTGAGCGTATGGTCTTCTCATATAAATGTAAGAGCAAAAACGCCATGTTTTTCAGTGCCATAGTTGTGACAGACTCACTCGTCCCTCTCAAGGTCTCCAAACAAACAGACACAAACAAACTCCATTCacagacaatattttctttctttcacagtcatctgtctctctctctctgcataAGAATCAGCGCCTCATTGGGGGCCAGTGGGGCGCAGAAGAAGAGCAAAGCATCTTTCCTTTCATGCAGAGACATTCAAAGCTTTTCTTTGAGCTGGAAGTTTAGTTTCTTGGTGTTAGGAAACTCTTTCTggtttatgttttctttcatgATCACTTGAGCCAAAACAGAAAGGCAAAGGGAAGCCCTTTACCCGACCTTTTTCAAAAGATATATACTTTtcctttgaaaataaatttattttgcttttgctgTGGTAGCATGtgcttcattttctttccctttttttcacaaaaaaaagaagccaatacaacttaattaattaattaatatgcgATGATGCTTGAAAATTCATAATTTC
This window contains:
- the LOC7454015 gene encoding protein indeterminate-domain 16: MLANNSLSSSLPCNSEPFSCLENGNNINKRKRRPAGTPDPDAEVVSLSPKTLLESDRYVCEICNQGFQRDQNLQMHRRRHKVPWKLLKRETPVVRKRVFVCPEPSCLHHDPCHALGDLVGIKKHFRRKHSNHKQWVCEKCSKGYAVQSDYKAHLKTCGTRGHSCDCGRVFSRVESFIEHQDACNMGNLRSESQSLQPAACLSRTASSPSPSSDTNFSTAPWLPLIIPRTTPDHAMFFITPTTTSSVVDKSDSSKSAAHYHNLELQLSTASGNPLEISVSPKREDNHSTQLQLSIGSSDVSDRNESNISYTDKDHGKSSPRENNNGSPRPELGASRLKEQVIREQLMMAMAEKIHAEEARQQAKRQIELAEQEFANAKRIRQQAQAELDKAQALKQHAIKQINSTILQITCHACKQKFHARTQADENSLVMSYMSSATTEDEVEHINGIGIAKTFNR